In Rouxiella sp. WC2420, the following proteins share a genomic window:
- a CDS encoding isochorismatase family protein has protein sequence MAIPKLESYALPTVAELPTNKVKWELEPTRAALLIHDMQQYFLNFWEEDSPLIKQVVENIANLRRYCKAQGIPVFYTAQPNNQSDEDRALLKDMWGPGLNKHPEQQAVVVALAPDEDDQVLVKWRYSAFHRSPLQEILQETGRDQLIICGVYAHIGCLTTAIDGFMRNIQPFMVADGLADFSRDEHLMALRYNAGRCGRVVMTADLTGAESRPGYASKEQLRNEILPLLDEDSEDLQDDDNLIDYGLDSVRIMALATRWRKIREDIDFVVLAKNPTLNGWWQLLSGEKT, from the coding sequence ATGGCTATTCCAAAACTTGAATCCTACGCCTTGCCGACTGTGGCAGAGCTGCCAACCAACAAGGTGAAGTGGGAGCTTGAGCCCACGCGTGCGGCTTTGCTGATCCATGACATGCAGCAATATTTTTTAAACTTCTGGGAAGAAGACAGCCCGCTGATTAAGCAGGTGGTTGAAAACATTGCCAATCTGCGCCGCTACTGCAAAGCGCAGGGCATTCCGGTGTTTTATACCGCACAGCCGAACAATCAAAGCGATGAGGATCGTGCGCTGCTTAAAGATATGTGGGGGCCGGGCCTAAACAAGCATCCAGAGCAGCAGGCAGTAGTGGTGGCGCTTGCCCCGGATGAAGACGATCAGGTGCTGGTAAAATGGCGTTACAGCGCCTTTCATCGTTCACCATTACAAGAAATCTTGCAGGAAACCGGTCGCGACCAGCTGATTATTTGCGGTGTCTATGCGCATATTGGCTGTCTGACTACTGCTATTGACGGCTTTATGCGTAATATCCAGCCGTTCATGGTTGCCGATGGCCTTGCCGACTTCTCCCGTGATGAACACCTGATGGCGCTGCGTTATAACGCTGGCCGCTGTGGCCGCGTGGTGATGACGGCAGACTTGACCGGTGCAGAATCCAGGCCTGGTTATGCCAGCAAGGAACAGCTGCGCAACGAAATTTTGCCGCTGCTGGATGAAGACAGCGAAGATTTGCAAGATGATGACAATTTGATCGATTACGGCCTGGATTCGGTACGTATTATGGCGCTGGCAACCCGCTGGCGTAAAATCCGCGAAGATATTGATTTTGTCGTGCTGGCTAAAAATCCTACTCTTAATGGCTGGTGGCAGCTGCTGTCCGGAGAAAAAACCTGA
- the dnaB-PI gene encoding SPI-7-type island replicative DNA helicase codes for MSKSSNYPIDMPHSIDAEQAVLGALMLDNDRWDDVVTLIHREDFFSGPHRAIFKGIDELAKGNSPFDLITLSELLERHNIIDQCGGFAYLAELSKNTPSAANILAYARIIAEKSQLRQLYVLGNQLTRDVQLPNAAASNITEVAESQLFNLAEKGHARQHQEITVLDGMSQLLTRLEETTGGNGITGTPSGFRELDQMTCGLQAGDLILLAARPSMGKTALALAMCESALDALESNLVFCFSLEMPAEQLMMRLVAMLGQVELNLLRSGQLDDECWARISMAMERVTAWKDRLIIDENSDQTPALLRARARRYIRKYGQPSLILVDYLQLMRVPEQENRTQEISEISRCLKALAKELKCPLVALSQLNRQVESRPNKRPNNGDLRDSGALEQDADLILFIYRDEVYNENSTEKGIAEIIIGKQRQGPIGTVKTAYDGRYTRFSNAENNSYHFGYGRAQA; via the coding sequence ATGTCTAAGTCCAGCAATTACCCAATCGATATGCCGCATTCCATCGATGCTGAGCAGGCGGTGCTGGGTGCGCTAATGCTCGATAACGATCGCTGGGATGATGTGGTTACGCTGATTCATCGTGAAGACTTCTTCTCCGGCCCGCATCGCGCGATTTTCAAAGGTATCGACGAACTGGCCAAAGGCAACAGCCCGTTCGACCTAATCACGCTCAGCGAACTGCTGGAACGCCACAACATCATCGATCAGTGCGGTGGATTTGCTTATCTCGCCGAGCTGAGCAAGAACACGCCGAGCGCCGCCAATATCCTCGCCTACGCGCGGATAATTGCCGAAAAGAGTCAGTTGCGTCAGCTGTATGTGCTTGGCAATCAGCTAACGCGCGATGTGCAGCTTCCCAACGCTGCCGCCAGCAACATCACCGAAGTCGCAGAAAGCCAGCTGTTCAACCTTGCCGAGAAAGGCCATGCGCGTCAGCACCAGGAAATCACCGTTCTCGATGGCATGTCACAGCTGCTTACCCGGCTAGAAGAGACGACCGGCGGCAATGGCATCACCGGTACGCCGTCGGGTTTTCGAGAGCTAGACCAGATGACCTGCGGTTTGCAGGCGGGCGATTTAATTCTGCTGGCCGCGCGTCCCTCGATGGGTAAAACGGCGCTGGCATTGGCGATGTGCGAATCGGCGCTGGATGCGCTGGAGAGCAATTTAGTCTTCTGCTTCAGCCTGGAAATGCCCGCCGAGCAGCTGATGATGCGGCTGGTTGCAATGCTGGGCCAGGTTGAGCTGAATTTGCTGCGCAGCGGCCAGCTCGATGATGAATGCTGGGCCAGAATCAGCATGGCGATGGAGCGCGTCACTGCCTGGAAAGACCGGCTGATTATAGATGAAAACAGCGATCAGACTCCGGCGCTATTACGTGCCCGCGCGCGGCGTTACATCCGTAAATACGGGCAACCGAGCCTGATTCTGGTCGATTACCTGCAACTGATGCGTGTACCTGAACAGGAAAACCGCACGCAGGAGATTTCAGAGATCTCGCGTTGCCTGAAAGCGCTGGCCAAAGAGCTGAAATGTCCGCTTGTCGCGCTATCCCAGCTCAATCGCCAGGTTGAGTCGCGTCCTAATAAGCGGCCAAACAACGGCGATCTGCGCGATTCTGGCGCGCTGGAACAGGACGCCGACCTGATTCTCTTCATCTATCGCGATGAAGTTTATAACGAGAATTCCACCGAAAAAGGCATCGCCGAAATCATCATTGGCAAGCAGCGCCAGGGCCCTATCGGCACCGTTAAAACCGCCTATGATGGCCGCTACACGCGTTTTTCTAATGCTGAAAACAACTCTTATCACTTCGGTTATGGGAGGGCTCAGGCATGA
- the dhbA gene encoding 2,3-dihydro-2,3-dihydroxybenzoate dehydrogenase: protein MENSLEFANKRVWVTGAGQGIGYTTALAFVKAGAEVIGFDRHFGSSHYPFRTEVLDITDVKAVREVCQRVLAENDRLDVLVNGAGILRMGVTDELSDDDWNDCLAVNAGGAFNMFRHTLPVFRRQQHGAIVSIASNAAHVPRIGMSAYCASKAALRSLCLSVGLEMAPFGVRCNLISPGSTDTPMQRGMWTSPESEQNTINGFPEQFKLGIPLGKMGKPQDVADAVLFMASDRAGHITMQDIVIDGGATLAA from the coding sequence ATGGAAAATAGTTTGGAGTTTGCCAACAAACGCGTATGGGTGACCGGCGCGGGGCAGGGCATTGGTTACACGACCGCGCTGGCCTTCGTTAAAGCCGGGGCCGAAGTTATAGGCTTTGATCGGCATTTCGGTAGTAGTCACTATCCTTTTCGCACTGAAGTGCTGGATATCACCGATGTCAAAGCGGTGCGCGAAGTGTGTCAGCGTGTGTTGGCTGAAAACGATCGACTGGACGTGCTGGTCAATGGTGCGGGTATTTTACGCATGGGCGTCACCGATGAGCTCAGCGATGATGACTGGAATGACTGTCTGGCAGTCAATGCTGGCGGGGCTTTCAATATGTTTCGCCATACGCTGCCGGTTTTTCGTCGCCAGCAGCATGGTGCCATCGTCAGCATCGCCTCCAATGCGGCACACGTTCCGCGCATTGGCATGTCTGCCTATTGTGCTTCAAAAGCGGCATTGCGTAGTTTGTGCCTGAGCGTGGGATTGGAAATGGCTCCTTTTGGCGTGCGCTGTAACCTGATTTCTCCTGGCTCTACCGACACGCCGATGCAGCGCGGCATGTGGACCTCGCCGGAAAGTGAGCAGAATACCATCAACGGTTTCCCGGAACAGTTCAAACTGGGCATTCCTTTGGGGAAAATGGGTAAACCGCAAGACGTGGCCGATGCTGTGTTGTTTATGGCTTCTGACCGCGCAGGGCACATTACCATGCAGGATATTGTGATCGATGGCGGTGCGACTCTCGCTGCCTGA
- a CDS encoding glycosyltransferase family 2 protein, with translation MKQYDLSVIVTAHNCAQHLTSCLDSIKLALGDKFSQCEIMLINDSSTDATGDIYQQFAKGQSNVILYNVAYKNIGKVRNFGVSKAQGEYITMVDGDDQLQAGSMIEVIDFLGSHHPDMLITRLTEVRNNDVPAVSQALQPKPITTNAAIKKYLIHQAFQAHFIGKFIKRSILLHCKFPNYICYEDSFAFPEVLKSCKKIYLSATGPYLYFKHGNTLSSDISEEKIHLCRKGLDQMSLVLQGEFRFLQVCHWIEFVNRNHLTISKWKDRGSIKQNIEDVDMLPFLLHPNVRISYKRKLIKVKKLIRHW, from the coding sequence ATGAAACAATATGACTTGAGTGTAATAGTCACGGCGCATAATTGTGCTCAGCACTTAACATCATGCCTTGACTCAATCAAACTGGCTTTGGGGGATAAATTCTCTCAGTGTGAGATCATGCTTATAAATGACTCTTCCACCGATGCCACCGGCGATATTTACCAGCAGTTCGCCAAGGGCCAAAGCAATGTCATCTTGTATAACGTCGCCTACAAAAATATTGGTAAGGTCAGGAATTTCGGCGTTTCCAAAGCCCAGGGCGAATATATCACCATGGTTGATGGCGATGACCAGCTACAGGCTGGCTCCATGATTGAAGTCATCGATTTTCTTGGCAGCCATCACCCCGACATGCTTATCACTCGCCTGACCGAAGTCAGAAACAATGACGTGCCTGCGGTTAGCCAAGCACTGCAACCCAAACCGATTACTACCAACGCTGCGATAAAAAAATATCTGATTCATCAGGCATTCCAGGCACACTTTATTGGCAAATTTATTAAGCGCAGTATTCTTTTGCACTGCAAATTCCCTAACTATATTTGCTACGAAGATTCTTTCGCTTTCCCTGAGGTATTAAAGAGCTGCAAAAAAATCTACCTTTCTGCAACCGGCCCCTATTTGTACTTCAAGCACGGTAATACGCTGTCTAGCGATATCAGTGAAGAGAAAATACATCTGTGCAGAAAAGGGTTGGATCAAATGTCTTTAGTGCTGCAGGGAGAGTTTCGATTCCTTCAGGTCTGCCATTGGATAGAATTTGTTAATCGCAACCATTTGACGATTTCAAAATGGAAGGATCGAGGCTCGATCAAACAGAATATCGAGGACGTGGATATGCTGCCTTTCCTGCTGCATCCCAATGTTCGGATTAGCTATAAGCGCAAACTGATCAAGGTCAAAAAGTTGATTCGCCACTGGTAG
- a CDS encoding ParA family protein yields the protein MKILPVISTKGGEGKSTQAANLCGFLADAGLKTLLIDGDFGQPTASSIYQLTYEAPCGIYELLMQSVDLGDASNIISNSFIPNLDVIISNDPQAHLLTAMLHAPDGRLRMRNVLQHPLFNEYDVIIIDSQGARSVMLELIALAATDTTIGIVKPVLPDIREFLRGAIAMFEQLRSLSSYGIALPAIRILVNCMDYTSLAKTTLGQLETIVSEGKYSPYADEIPVSLLNTQIYDLDIYKAGHFAGEPAHRLETQTRRKSDSALQTMHNLACELFPEWRDQFDALLSRSVKEVNHV from the coding sequence ATGAAAATACTTCCCGTAATTTCCACCAAAGGTGGAGAAGGCAAATCTACGCAAGCCGCAAACCTCTGTGGCTTCCTCGCTGATGCAGGACTGAAGACGCTTTTAATCGATGGCGACTTCGGCCAGCCCACTGCCAGCAGCATCTATCAACTCACCTACGAAGCGCCGTGCGGCATATACGAACTGCTGATGCAGTCGGTAGATCTCGGCGATGCCAGCAACATAATCTCCAACAGCTTCATCCCTAATCTCGACGTCATCATCTCCAACGACCCTCAAGCCCACTTACTCACTGCAATGTTGCACGCGCCGGATGGCCGGTTGCGTATGCGCAACGTGCTGCAGCATCCGCTGTTCAATGAGTACGACGTCATCATCATTGATTCACAGGGCGCGCGTTCGGTGATGCTGGAGCTGATTGCACTTGCCGCCACCGACACCACCATCGGCATAGTGAAGCCGGTGCTGCCAGACATCCGCGAGTTCCTGCGCGGTGCTATCGCGATGTTCGAACAGCTACGCTCACTCTCCTCCTACGGCATAGCGCTTCCGGCGATTCGTATTCTGGTGAATTGCATGGATTACACCTCGCTGGCCAAAACCACGCTGGGCCAACTTGAGACGATTGTCAGCGAAGGGAAATATAGTCCCTACGCTGACGAGATCCCTGTGTCGCTGCTGAATACCCAAATCTACGATCTCGACATCTATAAGGCAGGCCACTTTGCTGGCGAACCTGCACACCGGTTAGAAACGCAGACGCGCCGCAAGAGTGATTCAGCACTGCAAACCATGCACAACCTGGCGTGTGAATTGTTCCCGGAATGGCGCGATCAGTTTGATGCGCTTCTTTCACGTTCTGTTAAGGAGGTGAACCATGTCTAA
- a CDS encoding ParB family protein codes for MTAMAKQRTTDLTDALLKRGRQAEATLTVATPDAPGSEMPMVLTLDQLRPNPDNPRTSRNPRFDDIKASIRARGLDTVPKVTIDPDNPGSYIFSDGGNTRYQALSELWAETHSEHFYRVHCLFKPWPGRIKCVIGHLAENELRGELSFIEKAIGIRNARQIIEDESGKAVSLRELATALTEQGYPVSYSSLSRMDSCVRHLYPHLPALLESGLGRPQINALLVLRSDAEKLWNHYAAEAKPEVTFENVMTKVCPHFNSPESWSLEMFRDEFIGELVSALPHPSLNYDRWLIELDPSEQNRRQLFGEPEPVAPQLQQQNQQPEPEAASRVPAQVRKPTPPPTTPGVASGNTSEPNSTVATGNTSEPGSAVATGNTSGAVSDVASGNTQSAPPDFWSIPTLQDDADHLRNIAFRLAFELADSDSDGEAVIPDNGANSGGYRIDEELSASPISCLLSSLAGGACDEDLPDLMRELLIGSSDAEPRFDNALTQTFMKLIRTLRRLRELQRQS; via the coding sequence ATGACAGCGATGGCAAAACAGCGCACAACCGATCTGACAGATGCGCTTTTAAAACGCGGTCGTCAGGCTGAAGCAACACTAACCGTGGCAACGCCAGATGCGCCTGGCAGCGAAATGCCAATGGTGCTGACGCTGGATCAGTTGCGCCCCAATCCAGATAACCCACGAACCAGCCGCAATCCACGCTTTGATGACATCAAGGCGTCGATTCGCGCGCGCGGCCTCGATACCGTGCCGAAAGTCACAATCGATCCCGACAACCCCGGCTCTTACATCTTCAGTGACGGCGGCAACACACGTTACCAGGCGCTGAGTGAACTGTGGGCAGAAACGCATAGCGAACACTTCTACCGCGTGCATTGCCTGTTCAAACCGTGGCCTGGTCGCATCAAATGCGTGATTGGCCACTTGGCGGAAAACGAGCTGCGCGGCGAACTGAGCTTTATCGAGAAAGCGATCGGCATCCGCAACGCCCGCCAAATCATTGAAGATGAATCGGGCAAAGCGGTTTCCCTGCGTGAACTGGCAACGGCGCTGACAGAGCAAGGCTATCCGGTTAGTTACTCCAGCCTGAGCCGCATGGACAGTTGCGTCCGTCATCTCTATCCACATTTACCGGCGCTGCTGGAGTCGGGTCTTGGCCGTCCGCAGATCAACGCGTTGTTGGTACTGCGCAGCGATGCCGAGAAATTGTGGAATCATTACGCGGCTGAAGCCAAACCGGAAGTGACGTTTGAAAACGTGATGACCAAAGTGTGCCCGCATTTTAATTCGCCGGAGAGCTGGTCGCTGGAGATGTTCCGCGACGAGTTTATCGGCGAGCTGGTCAGCGCGTTGCCACATCCATCGCTGAACTACGACCGCTGGCTGATTGAGCTTGATCCCAGTGAACAAAACCGTCGCCAGCTGTTTGGCGAACCTGAACCGGTTGCACCGCAGCTGCAGCAGCAAAACCAGCAGCCTGAACCGGAAGCAGCATCGCGCGTGCCTGCGCAGGTTCGCAAGCCAACGCCACCACCAACCACACCAGGTGTTGCCAGTGGCAACACTTCCGAACCGAATTCCACTGTTGCCACTGGCAACACCTCCGAGCCGGGTTCTGCTGTTGCCACTGGCAACACTTCCGGGGCAGTTTCTGATGTTGCCAGTGGCAACACTCAATCAGCCCCACCGGATTTCTGGTCCATCCCCACTCTGCAGGATGACGCCGATCACCTCCGCAATATCGCCTTTCGCCTTGCCTTTGAACTAGCCGATTCGGACAGCGATGGCGAAGCCGTCATTCCGGATAACGGCGCTAATTCGGGGGGCTATCGCATTGACGAAGAACTCAGCGCCTCGCCGATTTCATGCCTGCTTTCCTCGCTGGCTGGCGGCGCATGCGATGAAGACCTACCTGACCTGATGCGCGAGCTGCTGATCGGCAGCAGCGATGCCGAACCGCGCTTTGATAATGCCCTTACCCAGACGTTTATGAAATTAATCCGCACGTTGCGGCGGTTGCGCGAGCTGCAACGCCAGAGCTGA